Proteins encoded together in one Dechloromonas sp. HYN0024 window:
- a CDS encoding response regulator, with the protein MARKRISIVIADDNDMMRSILRAMLRGEEYDVVGEANNGQLAIDIVKRLKPDIVCMDVIMPEKNGIDALCEIKVSNPATEVIMVTGNSDPETVQESIQNGASGFIIKPFNAARVLDTLAKVSSRVRQAKP; encoded by the coding sequence ATGGCCAGAAAACGCATTTCCATCGTCATTGCCGACGACAACGACATGATGCGCAGCATCCTGCGGGCCATGCTGCGCGGTGAAGAATACGACGTGGTCGGCGAAGCCAACAACGGACAGTTGGCGATCGACATCGTCAAACGCCTGAAGCCGGACATCGTCTGCATGGATGTGATCATGCCGGAGAAGAACGGCATCGATGCCCTGTGCGAGATCAAGGTGAGCAATCCGGCCACCGAAGTGATCATGGTGACGGGCAATTCCGACCCGGAAACGGTTCAGGAATCGATCCAGAACGGGGCCAGCGGCTTCATCATCAAGCCATTCAACGCTGCCCGCGTCCTCGACACGCTGGCCAAGGTCAGCAGCCGCGTCCGCCAGGCCAAGCCCTAG
- a CDS encoding efflux RND transporter periplasmic adaptor subunit — protein sequence MNSGTLPERKTISILLGAAVLGTTLLAGCSDTKPAGPPAMGPMPVTVLDVQPQRVPSSIEVMAQTEGARETEVRARVGGILIKRLYQEGETVKAGQPLFQIDRSSYEIALAEARAKAEQTSREMNRLKSLIEAKAISQKEYDDATSANAIALATLRQAELNLSWTTVTAPVSGTTGRAAKSEGNLITAGADSLLTSIYQSNPIWVRFSLGDSDLAKLAGGRVTSKNISGVELILANGTVYPKTGKLNFLAGNIDTTLGTQALRAEFDNNDNQLLPGQFVRIRLLTGARDGVFLVPQSAVVQSEQGPLVMLAGEGDKVTPRAVQAGEWRGKDWVILGGLKAGDKVIIDNLMKLRPGAPVAPHPPAVPGAEPAAKPAPKA from the coding sequence ATGAATTCCGGAACCCTGCCTGAGCGCAAAACGATTTCCATTCTGCTGGGCGCGGCCGTACTGGGCACCACCCTGCTCGCTGGTTGCTCGGACACCAAGCCGGCCGGCCCGCCCGCCATGGGCCCCATGCCGGTCACGGTGCTCGACGTGCAGCCGCAGCGCGTCCCGTCGTCCATTGAAGTCATGGCACAAACCGAAGGCGCCCGTGAAACCGAAGTCCGGGCGCGTGTTGGCGGCATCCTGATCAAGCGCCTCTACCAGGAAGGCGAAACCGTCAAGGCAGGTCAGCCACTGTTCCAGATCGACCGCTCCAGTTATGAAATTGCCCTGGCCGAAGCCAGGGCCAAGGCTGAACAAACCAGCCGCGAAATGAATCGCCTGAAGAGCCTGATTGAAGCCAAGGCCATCAGCCAGAAGGAATACGACGACGCCACTTCGGCCAACGCCATTGCCCTGGCTACGCTCCGCCAGGCCGAGCTTAACCTATCGTGGACAACCGTTACCGCGCCGGTTTCCGGCACGACCGGCCGTGCCGCGAAGTCTGAAGGCAATCTGATCACGGCCGGTGCCGACAGCCTGCTCACATCAATCTATCAAAGCAATCCGATCTGGGTCCGTTTCAGCCTCGGCGACAGCGACCTGGCCAAGCTGGCCGGTGGCCGGGTGACCAGCAAAAACATCAGCGGCGTCGAACTGATCCTGGCCAATGGCACGGTTTATCCCAAGACCGGCAAGCTCAACTTCCTCGCCGGCAACATCGATACGACGCTTGGCACCCAGGCCTTGCGTGCCGAGTTCGACAACAACGACAACCAGCTTTTGCCCGGCCAGTTCGTCCGCATCCGCCTGCTCACCGGGGCGCGCGACGGCGTTTTCCTGGTGCCACAATCAGCCGTCGTGCAGTCCGAGCAGGGGCCGCTCGTCATGCTTGCCGGCGAAGGCGACAAGGTGACGCCGCGCGCCGTGCAGGCCGGCGAATGGCGCGGCAAGGACTGGGTCATCCTGGGCGGCCTCAAGGCCGGTGACAAGGTCATCATCGACAATCTCATGAAGCTGCGTCCGGGTGCTCCGGTCGCTCCGCATCCGCCTGCTGTGCCCGGAGCCGAGCCAGCTGCCAAGCCGGCCCCGAAGGCTTAA
- a CDS encoding diguanylate cyclase domain-containing protein: protein MKILVVEDSRSNRVMLTHRVERFGATALSTERGEDAVAMFAEHHPDLVLLDVVLPDLDGFSVARRIRAMEKPGEWTPIIFLSSLGDDSDVEQGIAAGGDDYLQKPISEVVLGAKIRAMQRLVLMRASLLAVTRKLDAANQELVRISSSDGLTGVANRRYFDEAISVEWRRARRHSNSLAMMMCDVDHFKLYNDTYGHQAGDDCLRQVANAIRQHTERPSDIVARYGGEEFAVVLPETTVGGALMVAEKIRHAVRALNIPHAASPNHIVTLSIGIASAAPGFDNPPDDLIQAADKALYRAKHEGRDRVCRADAA from the coding sequence ATGAAAATTCTTGTCGTCGAAGACAGTCGCTCCAACCGCGTCATGCTCACCCACCGTGTCGAGCGCTTCGGTGCCACGGCGCTGTCGACTGAACGTGGCGAAGATGCCGTCGCCATGTTTGCCGAACATCATCCCGACCTCGTACTGCTCGACGTGGTACTCCCCGATCTTGACGGGTTTTCGGTGGCCCGGCGTATTCGCGCCATGGAAAAGCCCGGTGAGTGGACGCCGATCATCTTTCTCTCGTCACTCGGCGACGACTCCGACGTCGAGCAAGGCATTGCCGCCGGGGGTGACGACTATCTGCAAAAGCCGATCAGCGAAGTCGTCCTCGGTGCCAAGATCAGGGCCATGCAGAGACTGGTCCTGATGCGTGCCTCGCTGCTTGCCGTTACCCGCAAACTTGATGCCGCCAACCAGGAGCTGGTCCGCATTTCATCGAGCGACGGCCTGACCGGCGTCGCCAACCGGCGCTACTTCGACGAAGCGATCTCGGTTGAATGGCGTCGGGCACGCCGCCATTCAAACAGCCTGGCGATGATGATGTGCGACGTCGACCACTTCAAGTTATACAACGATACCTACGGTCATCAGGCCGGCGACGATTGCCTGCGCCAGGTGGCCAATGCCATTCGCCAGCATACGGAACGACCATCCGACATTGTGGCCCGCTACGGCGGCGAGGAATTTGCCGTTGTCCTGCCCGAAACAACCGTCGGCGGCGCACTGATGGTGGCCGAAAAAATCCGCCATGCCGTCCGCGCCCTGAATATCCCGCATGCCGCCTCGCCCAACCACATTGTCACCCTGAGCATCGGCATTGCCTCGGCCGCCCCCGGTTTCGACAACCCGCCGGACGATCTCATCCAGGCCGCCGACAAGGCACTCTATCGGGCCAAACACGAAGGAAGGGATCGCGTCTGCCGGGCAGACGCCGCATAA
- a CDS encoding efflux RND transporter permease subunit: MSKFFINRPIFASVISIIIIIAGLVASQVLPIAQYPQIAPPTVLITANYPGASAETLAKTVAAPIEEQLNGVENLSYFTSSASANGAITITATFDVGTNVDVAAVNVNNRVKAAEPRLPAEVRNNGVIVQKRSNDILQVVALDSEKGRYNTLFLSNYASLNIADELKRVKGVGDVTIFGAQDYSMRVWLKPDRMAQLGLTISDIADAIRAQNAQNAAGKIGQEPAPADQMLVYTVTAKGRLLTPEEFGNIVIRSSGPGGTLRLRDVARLELGAYSYDQSVTLDGQPTIAMGVFLQTGANALDVAEKVRVRMEELKKKMPEGMGYVIPFDTTRFVSASIHEVVKTLIEAMILVLAVVYIFLQSWRATLIPMVAVPISLIGTFAGLWLFGFSINTLTLFAMVLAIGIVVDDAIVVLENVERLMAEEKLSPRDAAIKAMQQVQGALIAIVLVLCSVFIPVAFLGGIAGQLYKQFAVTVAVAVVLSGVVALTLTPALCALLLKAQHTEHKLFIPFNRLFERFTRSYVSTVGLTLKHGVIGGIIFALVIAATVAFFRFIPGSFVPAEDQGYLISALMLPDGATLKRTEKTGESMRQMVANDPAVAHTFVVAGFDLIGGGNKPNAGTIFIPLKDWSERDAKAQDLAGKFMGMGMMQPDGMALVFNPPPIMGLGTAGGFEVYLQNRIDGDSKKLNEITQQLITELQKRTEFTRISTFFRPTVPQLFVEVDEAKALALGIPLNEIYQTLQSTMGALYVNDFNKAGRVYRVQLQAEASYRMKPDDLGKVYVRSTTTKAMIPLSAVSTVRNIVGPEQVERFNGFVAAKIMGDSKPGISSGDAIKIVEEVAAATLPNGYEISWTGQAFQEKRASGSSLQAFVFAIIMVFLILAAQYEKWSLPVAVIMAVPFALMGALTGVWLRGMPNDIYFQIGLVVLIGLASKNAILIVEFAAQKYDEGKTITEAALEAARLRLRPIIMTSLAFVLGVFPLVKASGAGASARQSMGTGVFAGMIAATFIATIFIPLFFQWVEHGKQAEPTASTEENQDA, translated from the coding sequence ATGTCGAAATTCTTCATCAACCGGCCGATTTTCGCCTCGGTCATTTCGATCATTATCATCATTGCCGGCCTGGTCGCCTCGCAGGTGCTGCCCATCGCGCAATACCCGCAGATCGCCCCGCCCACTGTCCTGATCACTGCCAATTACCCGGGCGCGTCGGCCGAAACGCTGGCCAAGACGGTCGCTGCCCCGATCGAGGAGCAGTTGAACGGGGTCGAGAATCTGTCCTATTTCACGTCCTCGGCATCGGCCAACGGCGCCATCACCATCACCGCCACCTTCGATGTCGGCACCAATGTCGACGTCGCTGCAGTCAACGTCAATAACCGCGTCAAGGCCGCCGAACCCCGTCTCCCGGCCGAGGTACGCAACAACGGTGTGATCGTCCAGAAGCGCTCCAACGACATCCTGCAGGTCGTAGCGCTCGATTCCGAGAAAGGCCGCTACAACACGCTCTTCCTCTCCAATTACGCCAGCCTGAACATTGCCGACGAGCTGAAGCGGGTCAAGGGTGTCGGCGACGTCACCATTTTCGGCGCCCAGGATTACTCGATGCGCGTCTGGCTGAAACCGGACCGCATGGCCCAGCTTGGCCTGACGATCAGCGATATTGCCGATGCCATCCGCGCCCAGAATGCCCAGAATGCGGCCGGCAAGATCGGTCAGGAGCCAGCCCCGGCCGACCAGATGCTGGTCTACACCGTGACCGCCAAGGGGCGCCTGCTGACGCCAGAGGAATTCGGCAACATCGTGATCCGTTCCAGCGGGCCCGGGGGCACACTCCGCCTCCGGGATGTTGCTCGCCTCGAGCTGGGTGCCTACAGCTACGACCAGAGCGTGACACTCGATGGGCAGCCGACCATCGCCATGGGCGTCTTCCTGCAGACGGGTGCCAATGCGCTGGACGTTGCCGAAAAAGTGCGCGTCAGGATGGAGGAACTGAAGAAGAAAATGCCGGAAGGCATGGGCTACGTCATCCCCTTCGACACGACGCGTTTCGTTTCCGCCTCCATCCATGAAGTCGTCAAGACGCTCATCGAGGCGATGATCCTGGTCCTCGCCGTCGTCTATATTTTTCTGCAAAGCTGGCGCGCCACGCTGATCCCGATGGTCGCCGTACCGATTTCACTGATCGGCACCTTCGCCGGCCTCTGGCTGTTCGGTTTCTCGATCAACACCCTGACGCTGTTCGCCATGGTGCTGGCGATCGGCATCGTCGTCGATGACGCCATTGTCGTCCTGGAAAACGTCGAACGACTGATGGCCGAAGAAAAGCTGTCGCCGCGAGACGCTGCGATCAAGGCCATGCAGCAGGTTCAGGGCGCGCTGATCGCCATCGTTCTGGTTCTTTGCTCGGTCTTCATTCCGGTTGCCTTCCTCGGCGGCATTGCCGGCCAGCTCTACAAACAATTTGCGGTCACGGTCGCTGTCGCCGTCGTCCTCTCCGGTGTCGTCGCCCTGACGCTGACGCCGGCGCTCTGCGCCCTGCTGCTCAAGGCCCAGCACACCGAACACAAACTGTTCATCCCGTTCAACCGGCTATTCGAGCGATTTACCCGTTCCTACGTCAGCACCGTCGGCCTGACCCTCAAGCACGGAGTTATCGGCGGCATCATTTTTGCACTGGTCATTGCCGCGACCGTCGCCTTCTTTCGCTTCATTCCCGGCAGCTTCGTGCCGGCTGAAGACCAGGGCTACCTGATCTCGGCGCTAATGCTGCCCGATGGCGCAACGCTGAAGCGCACCGAGAAAACCGGCGAAAGCATGCGCCAGATGGTTGCCAACGATCCGGCGGTGGCTCACACCTTCGTCGTTGCCGGCTTCGACCTCATTGGCGGTGGCAACAAACCCAACGCCGGCACCATCTTCATTCCACTCAAGGACTGGAGTGAGCGCGATGCCAAGGCGCAGGACCTGGCCGGCAAGTTCATGGGCATGGGCATGATGCAGCCGGATGGCATGGCATTGGTTTTCAACCCGCCGCCCATCATGGGTCTGGGCACGGCAGGCGGTTTCGAGGTGTACCTGCAGAACCGCATCGATGGCGACAGCAAGAAGCTCAACGAAATCACCCAGCAATTGATCACCGAACTGCAGAAGCGCACCGAGTTCACCCGCATCAGCACTTTCTTCCGGCCAACCGTGCCGCAACTGTTCGTCGAGGTCGATGAAGCGAAGGCGCTGGCTCTCGGCATCCCGCTCAACGAGATTTACCAGACCCTGCAAAGCACCATGGGGGCGCTCTACGTCAATGACTTCAACAAGGCGGGGCGCGTCTACCGTGTGCAGTTGCAGGCCGAAGCCAGCTACCGGATGAAGCCGGACGATCTTGGCAAAGTCTATGTCCGCAGTACGACGACCAAGGCCATGATTCCGCTGTCGGCAGTCAGTACGGTCAGGAACATTGTCGGGCCGGAACAGGTCGAGCGCTTCAACGGCTTTGTCGCCGCCAAGATCATGGGCGACAGCAAGCCCGGCATCAGCTCGGGCGACGCCATCAAGATCGTCGAGGAAGTGGCCGCCGCCACACTGCCCAATGGCTACGAAATTTCGTGGACCGGCCAGGCCTTCCAGGAAAAACGCGCCTCCGGCTCGTCGCTGCAGGCCTTCGTCTTCGCCATCATCATGGTCTTCCTGATCCTCGCCGCCCAGTACGAGAAGTGGTCGCTGCCGGTGGCCGTCATCATGGCTGTTCCCTTTGCCCTGATGGGGGCGCTGACCGGGGTCTGGCTGCGCGGCATGCCGAATGACATCTACTTTCAGATCGGCCTTGTCGTATTGATTGGCCTGGCCTCGAAAAACGCCATCCTGATCGTCGAGTTCGCGGCGCAAAAATACGATGAAGGCAAGACCATCACCGAGGCCGCCCTGGAAGCCGCCCGCCTTCGCCTGCGTCCGATCATCATGACCTCGCTCGCCTTCGTGCTCGGCGTCTTCCCCTTGGTCAAGGCTTCCGGCGCTGGCGCCTCGGCCCGGCAGTCAATGGGTACCGGCGTTTTCGCCGGGATGATCGCGGCGACCTTCATCGCCACCATTTTCATTCCGCTCTTTTTCCAGTGGGTGGAGCACGGCAAGCAAGCAGAGCCGACCGCCTCGACGGAGGAGAATCAAGATGCCTAA
- a CDS encoding DUF1329 domain-containing protein translates to MIERSFALVRESAPSVAPGTVINKANVDQYREFLDAGMILALRNGWYDIKVAPSTSFDVDKAYIAVTEREAKKSPARLGDKPGEILGYTGGRPFPEEPQTSDPRAGEKIAWNFRYAHGDGGAILPILWKYRNLLSGQVERLLRVEVRFLKFKYRTTASPIPDVTPNPSNIYAASYLKVFEPTDFKNTQLLIQRFDDDARQDDAYMYFGFQRRVRRLATGQTTDAFLGSDVMIEDFDGYNARISEMKWTYKETRQLLMPFYNHNDLKLSDEFKDPDGFQYVNFSGQGGCFPDIAWQMRKVHVVEAEPVMPAHPVSKRIFYFDAQTYAIARTLIYDRKGELWKIAILGKSHPDHHLPGNKGTGVPLNDSGAMIDVQAKHCSTGQFKTLAQPGLSPNGLFQVQNLRGGD, encoded by the coding sequence GTGATTGAACGCAGCTTTGCCTTGGTCCGCGAAAGCGCCCCGTCTGTCGCCCCCGGCACGGTGATCAATAAAGCCAATGTCGACCAATATCGCGAGTTTCTTGATGCGGGGATGATCCTCGCCCTGCGCAACGGCTGGTACGACATCAAGGTGGCACCAAGCACCTCCTTCGACGTTGATAAGGCTTATATCGCGGTCACCGAAAGGGAAGCCAAAAAATCCCCGGCCCGGCTGGGAGACAAACCCGGCGAAATACTTGGCTATACCGGTGGCCGCCCCTTCCCCGAAGAGCCTCAGACAAGCGATCCGCGCGCCGGGGAAAAGATCGCCTGGAATTTTCGCTACGCGCACGGTGATGGCGGCGCCATCCTGCCCATTCTGTGGAAGTACCGCAATCTGCTGAGCGGTCAGGTTGAACGCTTGTTGCGGGTTGAGGTGCGTTTCCTGAAATTCAAGTATCGGACGACGGCCAGCCCCATACCGGACGTCACGCCCAACCCTTCCAATATCTATGCGGCCAGCTACCTGAAGGTCTTCGAACCGACCGATTTCAAGAATACCCAGCTCCTGATCCAGCGCTTTGACGACGATGCCAGGCAGGATGATGCCTACATGTATTTTGGCTTTCAGCGCCGGGTCCGTCGCCTGGCCACGGGTCAAACGACAGATGCTTTCCTCGGTTCCGATGTCATGATTGAAGATTTTGATGGCTACAACGCCCGGATCTCCGAAATGAAGTGGACCTACAAGGAGACCCGGCAGTTATTGATGCCCTTCTACAACCACAATGACTTGAAACTCTCCGATGAATTCAAGGATCCGGACGGCTTTCAATATGTGAATTTCAGCGGACAAGGAGGCTGTTTCCCCGACATCGCCTGGCAGATGCGCAAGGTTCATGTCGTTGAAGCCGAACCGGTCATGCCGGCCCACCCTGTCAGCAAGCGTATTTTCTATTTCGATGCGCAAACCTATGCCATTGCCCGCACGCTGATTTATGACCGCAAGGGCGAACTCTGGAAAATCGCCATTCTCGGCAAATCGCATCCCGATCACCATCTGCCGGGCAACAAGGGTACCGGGGTTCCCCTCAATGACTCAGGCGCAATGATCGACGTCCAGGCCAAACATTGTTCGACCGGCCAATTCAAGACCCTGGCCCAACCCGGGCTCAGTCCAAACGGGCTATTCCAGGTACAGAACCTGCGCGGAGGGGATTAA
- a CDS encoding TetR family transcriptional regulator: MVRKTKEDAEKTRQDIIESARAVFHQCGVSRSTLEKIAKEAGVTRGAIYWHFKDKAELFFAMREDVFAPMVERTDALLLSDVYDNPLDAIEASLKEFFRVLDDCPVVREVFEIMISRCEYVDEFAAVQEEAGRPAYEFLEKMERVYGKAADKNVLRRGLDPEAAARDTWAFTSGLLHLMLGCQKGSDLDRRIPAMIASHMALRRLG; the protein is encoded by the coding sequence GTGGTCAGAAAAACCAAGGAAGACGCGGAAAAAACCCGTCAGGACATTATCGAATCAGCCCGCGCGGTGTTTCACCAGTGCGGCGTCAGCCGTTCGACACTGGAAAAGATCGCCAAGGAAGCGGGCGTAACCCGCGGGGCGATCTATTGGCATTTCAAGGACAAGGCGGAGTTGTTTTTTGCCATGCGCGAGGATGTCTTTGCGCCTATGGTCGAGCGGACCGATGCCCTGCTGCTCTCGGACGTTTACGATAACCCGCTCGATGCCATCGAAGCCTCGCTCAAGGAATTTTTTCGCGTTCTCGACGATTGCCCGGTGGTGCGCGAAGTCTTCGAGATCATGATTTCGCGCTGCGAATATGTCGATGAATTCGCCGCCGTTCAGGAGGAGGCCGGTCGCCCGGCCTACGAATTTCTGGAAAAAATGGAACGCGTCTACGGCAAGGCGGCGGATAAAAATGTATTGCGACGCGGGCTTGATCCAGAAGCCGCTGCCCGGGATACCTGGGCCTTCACCAGTGGCCTGCTGCACCTGATGCTCGGCTGCCAAAAGGGCTCCGATCTTGACCGGCGGATTCCTGCAATGATCGCTTCGCACATGGCGCTGCGGCGTCTCGGCTGA
- a CDS encoding MFS transporter, with protein MTAVQTQQHARAILLLSIAAFASAASARLCDPMLPDLAHAFSASSTEVAHVVSGFSVAYGLLQAIFGPLGDRIGKYRLIAFTTLACTVGSLGAALASSLDLLVLSRILTGATAAGIIPLSMAWIGDTVPYEERQPTLARFLGGQILGVIGGQFIGGFFADTLGWRWAFAFLCLVYFLVGIFVLLESHRNPSTHHQSTPSSTGRGLIAQASIVLGTPWARVIIAVVFLEGMTVFGALAFVPTYLHERFELTLSMSGALVGLFGVGGFSYIAYAKYFVRRLGEKGLALLGGVLIASAWALLAFGPTWAFATAAAYLAGLGFYMLHNTLQTNATQMAPQVRGTSVSLFASSFFLGQSLGVILAAKLLATQGAFALFIAATVLMPLIGIVFSRLLRNKPQ; from the coding sequence TTGACTGCAGTTCAAACGCAGCAACATGCCCGCGCAATTCTTCTTTTATCGATTGCCGCATTTGCCAGTGCTGCATCTGCGCGATTATGTGACCCAATGCTGCCTGACTTGGCACACGCATTCTCCGCATCCTCCACAGAGGTTGCGCATGTCGTCTCAGGCTTCTCGGTAGCCTATGGGCTGCTACAGGCGATCTTCGGCCCGCTAGGGGATCGGATCGGCAAATATCGCCTTATTGCATTCACCACACTTGCCTGCACAGTCGGCTCATTGGGGGCAGCGCTGGCCAGCTCACTGGATTTATTGGTTCTCTCGCGCATACTCACCGGCGCAACCGCGGCTGGAATCATTCCTTTGTCGATGGCATGGATAGGGGATACCGTTCCCTATGAAGAACGACAGCCGACTCTGGCTCGCTTTCTCGGCGGACAAATACTCGGGGTCATCGGCGGCCAATTCATCGGAGGTTTCTTTGCCGATACATTGGGCTGGCGCTGGGCATTCGCCTTCCTTTGCTTGGTGTATTTTCTGGTCGGAATATTTGTATTGCTCGAATCCCATCGCAATCCGTCAACGCACCACCAATCAACACCTAGCTCGACAGGGCGTGGCCTTATTGCACAAGCATCGATTGTGTTGGGCACTCCCTGGGCTCGCGTTATCATTGCCGTTGTATTCTTGGAAGGGATGACCGTTTTTGGTGCCCTCGCCTTCGTGCCAACATACCTTCACGAACGCTTTGAACTGACGCTGTCGATGTCTGGCGCACTGGTTGGGTTGTTTGGGGTGGGCGGCTTTTCATATATTGCCTACGCAAAATATTTCGTCCGCCGACTGGGCGAAAAAGGGCTGGCGCTCCTCGGCGGGGTGCTCATTGCCAGCGCCTGGGCATTGCTCGCATTTGGCCCAACCTGGGCCTTTGCCACGGCTGCAGCCTATCTGGCCGGCCTGGGCTTTTACATGCTGCACAACACGCTACAAACCAACGCGACACAAATGGCACCGCAGGTCAGAGGAACATCGGTGTCGTTGTTCGCTTCATCATTTTTTCTCGGGCAATCACTGGGTGTAATACTTGCAGCGAAGCTGCTGGCAACGCAGGGAGCATTTGCGCTATTCATCGCAGCCACCGTACTGATGCCGCTTATTGGCATCGTATTTTCCCGCCTGCTTAGAAATAAGCCGCAATAA
- the gloB gene encoding hydroxyacylglutathione hydrolase: MEISFIPAFKDNYIWLLTEGKRAVVVDPGDAGPVIARLEADGLKLEGILITHHHADHQGGIGELRARWPVDVHAPGNEAISGGTRPLYGGERIDMLDQQVEVIAVPGHTLGHLAYVAPGALLCGDTLFGAGCGRLFEGTPAQMSASLDRLAALPDETRVYCAHEYTEMNLRFALAVEPQNAALRARVDKVAALRAAGLPSVPSTLGEEKATNPFLRCAEPTVIKAALQQGATSQEKTDIFAAIRAWRNNF; encoded by the coding sequence ATGGAAATCTCGTTCATTCCCGCATTCAAGGACAATTACATCTGGCTGCTGACCGAGGGTAAGCGCGCCGTCGTTGTCGATCCTGGCGATGCCGGGCCGGTCATTGCCCGTCTGGAGGCCGATGGTCTGAAGCTGGAAGGCATCCTGATCACGCATCACCATGCCGATCACCAGGGGGGCATCGGCGAACTGCGAGCACGTTGGCCAGTCGATGTTCATGCACCCGGAAATGAGGCTATTTCAGGCGGTACCCGCCCACTTTATGGTGGAGAGCGGATCGATATGCTCGATCAGCAGGTCGAAGTGATTGCCGTTCCCGGTCACACCCTGGGGCATCTCGCCTACGTCGCGCCGGGCGCGCTGCTATGCGGCGATACGCTGTTCGGTGCGGGTTGCGGCCGCCTGTTCGAGGGTACGCCAGCCCAGATGTCGGCCTCGCTTGATCGCCTGGCTGCCTTGCCGGACGAAACGCGGGTCTATTGTGCTCACGAGTACACCGAAATGAATCTGCGATTCGCCCTGGCCGTCGAGCCGCAAAATGCCGCCTTGCGGGCCCGCGTGGACAAGGTGGCGGCGTTGCGGGCGGCTGGGCTGCCCAGCGTGCCGTCGACGCTTGGCGAGGAAAAGGCGACCAATCCATTTTTGCGGTGTGCCGAGCCGACCGTCATCAAGGCAGCCCTGCAGCAAGGGGCAACGAGTCAGGAAAAAACGGATATTTTCGCCGCCATTCGGGCCTGGCGAAACAACTTCTAG
- a CDS encoding efflux transporter outer membrane subunit gives MPKPLIKHTKIHLALGLSAALVLSGCAVGPDYVRPTSTLPLSASADASVEAAINPAWWTLFGDTDLNALIEQTLAANQDLQAAIARLEASEAAAREAGADYAPRLGLEASTARSKTSGETFNGKKIGSATYDNSRAALSLSYEIDLWGRLRRNNEAARSDVLASRFGRDSLRLTLIGQVTNEYLNLRSLDGQIEVTAQTLESRRQARKIVEARLHAGTASGLELAQADSALNGAQAQWSQLQRLRALSENQIGLLSGQPGLRISPSSLDKLPLPPTPPAGLPSALLEARPDIRQAEEKLVAANARIGVAKAAYYPTISLTGLFGSESMALSNLFSGGAGIWSAAIGLAMPVFDAGRTGARIDQATAAQKETLANYRKTVQTAFKEVNDAIVGLREYSEEEAATSAQVEAAQRALDLAQKRYAAGYSGYMDLLDAQRTLNGAQLQYLASRKSRLGAAVDLFKALGGGWVSS, from the coding sequence ATGCCTAAGCCACTCATCAAGCACACAAAAATTCACCTTGCGCTGGGGCTATCCGCCGCACTCGTCCTGAGTGGCTGCGCCGTCGGACCCGACTATGTTCGCCCGACGTCGACCCTGCCGCTATCTGCTTCAGCTGACGCCAGCGTCGAAGCGGCCATCAATCCGGCCTGGTGGACACTGTTCGGCGATACCGACCTCAATGCACTGATCGAGCAGACCCTGGCCGCAAACCAGGATCTGCAAGCGGCCATTGCCCGCCTTGAAGCGTCCGAAGCAGCAGCCCGTGAGGCTGGCGCCGACTATGCGCCGCGCCTTGGCCTTGAGGCCAGCACTGCGCGCAGCAAAACCAGCGGCGAAACCTTCAACGGTAAAAAAATTGGCAGCGCCACCTACGACAATTCCCGAGCGGCCTTGTCGCTGAGCTACGAGATTGATCTCTGGGGTCGCCTTCGCCGCAATAACGAAGCGGCTCGCAGCGACGTGCTGGCTAGTCGCTTCGGTCGGGACAGCCTGCGCCTCACGCTGATCGGTCAGGTGACCAACGAATACCTCAATTTGCGCAGTCTGGACGGCCAGATCGAGGTCACGGCACAGACGCTTGAATCCCGTCGGCAAGCCCGGAAAATCGTCGAGGCCCGTCTGCATGCCGGCACCGCCTCGGGCCTCGAACTGGCTCAGGCCGATAGTGCGCTGAATGGCGCCCAGGCACAGTGGAGCCAGTTGCAGCGCCTGCGCGCCCTGTCCGAAAACCAGATTGGCCTACTCAGCGGCCAGCCCGGCCTAAGGATCAGCCCGTCCAGCCTCGATAAACTACCACTGCCGCCAACACCACCGGCCGGTCTGCCGTCCGCTTTACTCGAAGCCCGTCCCGACATCCGCCAGGCCGAAGAAAAGCTGGTCGCCGCGAACGCACGTATCGGTGTCGCCAAGGCGGCCTATTATCCGACCATCAGCCTGACCGGCTTATTCGGCAGTGAAAGCATGGCGCTCTCCAACCTGTTCTCAGGTGGTGCCGGCATATGGTCAGCCGCCATCGGCCTCGCCATGCCGGTCTTCGATGCTGGTCGCACGGGTGCCCGGATTGATCAGGCCACGGCAGCGCAAAAGGAAACACTGGCTAATTACCGGAAGACCGTGCAGACCGCCTTCAAGGAGGTGAACGACGCAATCGTCGGACTGCGAGAATATAGCGAAGAGGAAGCCGCGACTTCGGCTCAGGTTGAGGCGGCGCAACGGGCACTTGATCTGGCTCAGAAGCGTTATGCGGCAGGCTATTCTGGCTACATGGACCTGCTTGATGCCCAACGCACGTTGAACGGCGCTCAATTACAGTATCTGGCTAGCCGCAAGAGCCGCCTGGGCGCTGCGGTCGATCTCTTCAAGGCCCTCGGCGGTGGCTGGGTGTCCAGCTAA